One Pseudomonas brassicacearum genomic region harbors:
- the dtd gene encoding D-aminoacyl-tRNA deacylase yields MKGLLQRVRGARVEVAGEVVGAVDQGLLVLVAVEPEDTRASADKLLHKLLNYRVFSDAEGKMNLSLADVGGGLLLVSQFTLAADTKSGLRPSFSTAAPPILGEELFNYLVSQAKQVHGTVASGRFGADMQVHLVNDGPVTFLLQV; encoded by the coding sequence ATGAAGGGTTTGTTGCAACGAGTTCGCGGCGCCCGGGTCGAAGTAGCAGGAGAAGTCGTCGGTGCCGTGGACCAGGGCTTGCTGGTGCTGGTGGCTGTCGAGCCCGAGGATACCCGGGCCAGCGCCGACAAACTCCTGCATAAGCTGCTTAACTATCGGGTGTTCAGCGATGCCGAGGGCAAGATGAACCTGTCCTTGGCTGACGTCGGTGGCGGTTTGCTGCTGGTTTCACAGTTCACCCTGGCGGCGGACACCAAAAGCGGTTTGCGCCCGAGCTTTTCGACGGCCGCGCCGCCGATCCTGGGAGAAGAGTTGTTCAACTATTTGGTTAGCCAAGCGAAACAGGTGCATGGCACTGTGGCATCAGGTAGATTCGGCGCCGACATGCAGGTGCATCTGGTCAACGACGGCCCGGTAACCTTCTTGTTACAGGTCTGA
- a CDS encoding glucan biosynthesis protein G, with product MSAKRFRNALVAGSALLCLFGAGQLWAFSLDDVSAKAQELAGQKFEAPRSNLPNEFREMKFADYQKIRFRTEKAEWADQKTPFRLSFYHQGMHFDTPVKINEITATTVEEIKYDPSRFDFGDVKFDPKATEQLGYAGFRVLYPINKADKQDEIMTMLGASYFRVIGKGQTYGLSARGMAIDTALPSGEEFPRFREFWIQRPKPTDKHLVIFALLDSPRATGAYRLTLRPGTDTIVDVKSRMFLRDRVTKLGVAPLTSMFLFGANQPSKVLNYRRELHDSSGLSIHAGNGEWIWRPLNNPKHLAVSNFSVENPRGFGLLQRGRDFSHYEDLDDRYEKRPSAWIEPKGDWGKGSVDLVEIPTADETNDNIVAFWSPEKLPEPGQPLDFAYRLHWTLDEANLHSPDSAWVKQTLRSTGDVKQSNLIRQPDGSVAYLVDFEGPSLQALPESADVRSQVSVGDNAEIVENSVRYNPETKGWRLTLRMKIKDPSKATEMRAALVRPLVPVEEPATSHSVTTLAKADKIAKQQNEREKEKEQGTETEKEAKAVKAASAAAVEASSTPQEPEQTEQVLTETWSYQLPADE from the coding sequence ATGTCTGCCAAACGGTTTAGAAACGCTCTGGTAGCGGGCTCGGCCCTGTTGTGCCTGTTCGGTGCGGGCCAACTGTGGGCATTCAGCCTGGATGATGTATCGGCGAAAGCTCAAGAACTGGCTGGGCAAAAATTTGAAGCCCCGCGCAGCAATCTGCCGAACGAATTCCGCGAAATGAAATTCGCTGACTATCAAAAAATTCGTTTCCGTACCGAAAAAGCCGAATGGGCCGACCAGAAGACACCGTTCAGGCTGTCCTTCTACCACCAGGGCATGCATTTCGACACCCCGGTGAAAATCAACGAAATCACCGCGACCACCGTCGAAGAGATCAAGTACGACCCGTCGCGCTTCGATTTCGGTGACGTGAAGTTCGATCCCAAGGCCACCGAGCAGTTGGGCTACGCGGGCTTTCGCGTGTTGTACCCGATCAACAAGGCCGACAAGCAAGACGAAATCATGACCATGCTGGGCGCGAGCTACTTCCGCGTCATCGGCAAGGGTCAGACTTACGGCTTGTCCGCCCGCGGCATGGCCATCGACACCGCATTGCCATCCGGTGAGGAATTCCCGCGTTTTCGCGAGTTCTGGATCCAACGCCCGAAACCGACCGACAAGCACCTGGTGATCTTCGCCCTGCTGGATTCGCCACGGGCCACCGGCGCCTATCGCCTGACCCTGCGTCCGGGCACCGATACCATCGTTGACGTGAAATCGCGCATGTTCCTGCGTGATCGCGTGACCAAGCTGGGCGTTGCCCCGCTGACCAGCATGTTCCTGTTTGGCGCCAACCAGCCGTCCAAAGTGCTGAACTACCGTCGCGAATTGCACGATTCCAGTGGCCTGTCGATCCATGCCGGCAACGGCGAGTGGATCTGGCGCCCGCTGAACAACCCGAAACACCTGGCTGTGAGCAACTTCTCGGTAGAAAACCCACGTGGTTTCGGCCTGCTGCAACGTGGTCGTGACTTCAGCCACTACGAAGACCTGGACGACCGTTACGAAAAACGTCCAAGCGCCTGGATCGAACCGAAAGGCGATTGGGGCAAGGGCTCTGTCGATCTGGTGGAGATTCCGACCGCCGACGAAACCAACGACAACATCGTAGCGTTCTGGAGCCCGGAAAAACTGCCGGAGCCAGGCCAGCCGCTGGACTTCGCCTACCGTCTGCACTGGACCCTCGACGAAGCCAACCTGCATTCGCCGGATAGCGCCTGGGTCAAGCAGACCCTGCGTTCCACCGGTGACGTGAAGCAATCCAACCTGATCCGTCAACCGGACGGCAGCGTGGCTTACCTGGTGGATTTCGAAGGTCCTTCCCTGCAAGCCCTGCCGGAAAGCGCTGATGTGCGCAGCCAGGTGAGCGTCGGCGACAACGCCGAGATCGTCGAGAACAGTGTGCGCTACAACCCCGAAACCAAGGGCTGGCGCCTGACGCTGCGGATGAAGATCAAAGACCCGAGCAAGGCGACCGAGATGCGCGCCGCCCTGGTCCGGCCGCTGGTTCCGGTCGAGGAACCTGCTACGTCGCATTCGGTGACCACCCTGGCCAAGGCCGACAAGATCGCCAAGCAGCAGAACGAGAGAGAGAAAGAAAAAGAGCAAGGAACCGAGACGGAAAAAGAAGCCAAGGCCGTCAAGGCAGCGTCCGCCGCCGCCGTTGAAGCCTCCTCAACCCCGCAGGAACCGGAACAGACTGAGCAAGTCCTGACCGAGACCTGGAGCTATCAGTTGCCTGCCGATGAGTAA